One Benincasa hispida cultivar B227 chromosome 5, ASM972705v1, whole genome shotgun sequence genomic window carries:
- the LOC120078769 gene encoding ras-related protein RABH1b produces MAPTSALAKYKLVFLGDQSVGKTSIITRFMYDKFDNTYQATIGIDFLSKTMYLEDRTVRLQLWDTAGQERFRSLIPSYIRDSSVAVIVYDVASRQTFLNTSKWIEEVRTERGSDVIIVLVGNKTDLVEKRQVSIEEGEAKARELNVMFIETSAKAGFNIKALFRKIAAALPGMETLSSTKQEDMVDVNLKSTGSGAAQSQPQSGGCAC; encoded by the exons ATGGCACCGACGTCAGCTCTGGCGAAGTATAAGCTCGTCTTTCTCGGCGACCAGTCTGTTGGCAAAACCAGCATCATTACACGCTTCATGTACGACAAATTCGATAATACATATCAG GCTACCATTGGTAttgattttctttcaaaaaccATGTATCTGGAAGATCGTACAGTTCGACTGCAGTTGTG GGACACTGCTGGACAGGAAAGATTCAGAAGTCTAATACCAAGCTATATCAGGGACTCATCTGTCGCTGTCATCGTTTATGATGTTGCAA GCCGACAAACTTTCCTAAACACTTCAAAATGGATTGAGGAGGTGCGCACTGAGAGGGGCAGTGATGTCATTATAGTGCTTGTTGGGAACAAAACAGACCTTGTGGAGAAGAG ACAAGTCTCCATAGAGGAAGGGGAAGCCAAAGCCCGTGAACTAAATGTCATGTTTATCGAAACAAGTGCTAAAGCTGGATTCAACATCAAG GCACTTTTCCGAAAAATTGCTGCAGCATTGCCGGGAATGGAAACTCTCTCATCAACAAAACAAGAAGACATGGTTGATGTTAACCTGAAGTCCACAGGCAGTGGTGCTGCACAATCCCAGCCGCAGTCTGGTGGATGCGCGTGCTAA
- the LOC120077672 gene encoding dynamin-related protein 1E-like, which produces MAAMESLIGLVNRIQRACTVLGDYGGDSALPTLWEALPSVVVVGGQSSGKSSVLESIVGRDFLPRGSGIVTRRPLVLQLQKTEPGREEYAEFLHLPKKKFSDFSMVRKEIEDETDSLTGRLKQISPVPIHLSIYSPNVVNLTLIDLPGLTKVAVEGQPESIVQDIETMVRTYVEKPNCIILAITPANQDIATSDAIQLSREVDPTGERTFGVLTKLDLMDKGTNALEVLDGSSYWLQHPWVGVVNRSQADINKNIDMITARRREREFFASSVDYKHLAGTMGSEYLAKLLSKHLESLIKTRMPSIASLINKSIDEIEAELNQLGKPVTIDSGAQLYTILELCRAFDLVFKEHLHGGRPGGDRIFSVFDNQLPHALRRLPFDRYLSLQNVRKVISEADGYQPHLIAPEHGYRRLIEGAINYFRGPAEASVDAVHSILKELVRRSMAETQELKRFPTLQAEVARAANEALERFREDSKKTTLRLVDMESSYLTVDFFQKLPQEDEKAGTAPAAASTDRYTEVHFHQIASNISSYIRMVSETLRNTIPKSVVHCQVREAKRSILDYFYVQLGQMEGNKLAALLDEDPELIERRQQCAKRLELHKSARDEIDSVSWF; this is translated from the exons ATGGCTGCCATGGAGTCCTTGATCGGCCTCGTTAACCGTATACAGAGGGCTTGTACTGTACTCGGTGATTATGGCGGTGATTCCGCATTGCCTACTCTTTGGGAGGCTCTTCCATCTGTTGTCGTCGTCGGTGGTCAG AGCTCTGGAAAATCATCGGTGTTAGAGAGCATCGTTGGTCGTGATTTTCTTCCCAGAGGATCAG GAATTGTTACGCGGAGGCCTCTAGTTTTGCAGCTCCAGAAGACAGAACCAGGAAGAGAGGAGTATGCAGAATTTCTTCATCTGCCTAAGAAAAAATTCTCTGATTTCT CAATGGTTAGGAAGGAGATAGAAGATGAAACTGATAGCTTGACTGGAAGGTTAAAACAGATTTCTCCTGTTCCAATTCATCTCAGTATCTACTCTCCAAATG TGGTCAATTTGACACTCATAGATTTGCCTGGTTTAACAAAGGTTGCTGTAG AAGGACAGCCTGAGAGCATCGTTCAAGATATTGAGACAATGGTCCGTACTTATGTCGAGAAG CCAAACTGCATTATTTTGGCCATAACTCCAGCTAATCAAGATATTGCAACATCTGATGCTATTCAGCTTTCTCGAGAGGTTGATCCCACAG GTGAAAGGACATTTGGAGTGTTGACAAAGCTTGATTTGATGGATAAAGGAACAAACGCTTTGGAA GTTCTTGATGGAAGTTCCTATTGGCTTCAACACCCTTGGGTTGGAGTTGTCAACCGTTCTCAAGCTGATATCAATAAGAATATTGATATGATTACTGCTCGGCGAAGGGAACGTGAATTCTTTGCTTCTAGTGTTGACTACAAACACCTGGCTGGTACAATGGGGTCAGAGTATCTGGCAAAACTCCTCTCAAAG CACCTAGAGTCTCTGATAAAAACACGTATGCCTAGCATTGCATCATTAATTAACAAAAGCATTGATGAAATTGAAGCGGAGCTTAATCAGCTTGGGAAGCCTGTTACAATTGATTCTGGG GCTCAGTTGTATACTATCCTAGAGCTTTGCCGTGCATTTGACCTGGTGTTCAAGGAGCATCTACATGGGGG GCGGCCTGGAGGTGATCGGATATTTAGTGTTTTTGATAATCAGCTCCCTCATGCTTTGAGAAGGCTTCCCTTTGACCGCTATCTCTCACTGCAAAATGTGAGGAAAGTGATATCAGAGGCCGATGGATACCAACCTCATCTGATCGCACCTGAGCATGGGTATCGACGCCTTATTGAAGGTgcaattaattattttagagGTCCAGCTGAAGCTTCAGTTGATGCC GTTCATTCCATTTTGAAAGAACTCGTTAGAAGATCAATGGCAGAAACTCAG GAGCTGAAGCGCTTTCCCACTCTACAAGCTGAAGTTGCACGAGCTGCAAATGAAGCGTTAGAGAGATTTCGAGAAGATAGCAAAAAGACAACCTTGCGATTGGTTGACATGGAATCCTCCTATCTAACAGTAGACTTCTTCCAAAAGCTCCCACAGGAAGATGAAAAGGCAGGAACCGCACCAGCTGCAGCTTCCACAGATAGGTATACCGAGGTGCATTTTCACCAGATAGCATCAAATATTTCCTCCTATATCAGGATGGTGTCTGAGACGCTGAGGAACACTATTCCAAAGTCTGTTGTTCATTGTCAAGTTAGAGAAGCAAAGCGATCTATATTAGATTACTTTTATGTGCAGTTGGGACAAATGGAG GGTAATAAACTTGCAGCTCTTCTGGATGAAGATCCTGAATTGATTGAAAGGAGACAACAATGTGCTAAAAGGCTTGAACTACATAAATCCGCAAGGGATGAGATCGACTCGGTCTCATGGTTCTGA